One part of the Ochrobactrum quorumnocens genome encodes these proteins:
- a CDS encoding glycosyltransferase family 4 protein codes for MAPRVLIAAHNHPSLHPGGTEIFAHDLFRAYQRAGCEAMFMGATNKVHREARPGTSFQSIGNGGDEILLWSGHFDRFYMSQIDLYGIVPDIVELLRDFRPDVVHLHHLLLLGAEFPHIVRRTLPDCRIVLTLHDYYPICHHDGLMVRTTGKELCHGASPDRCHACFKDIALDKFVLRERHIKSLLSAVDAFVSPSEFLKQRYVEWGLAEDRIEVIPNGQPQRPAVEFRQQERTKPTFGYFGNLNPWKGTTVLLEAAQQLISEGFDFELRVHGAAPFQSESFVSEIDQLFAKTWPVVQRRGAYRREDIAQLIQSVDCAIMPSIWWENAPLVIQEAQGQNRPVICSNIGGMAEMITDGINGLTVPPNDPLALAQAMRRMAETPDLRQSLGQNARHPDTIDTTATRYLDMIGALRAARVEAA; via the coding sequence ATGGCTCCTCGCGTTCTCATCGCAGCTCACAATCATCCATCGCTTCATCCGGGCGGAACGGAAATTTTCGCCCATGACCTGTTCCGCGCTTATCAGCGTGCAGGATGCGAAGCGATGTTTATGGGTGCCACCAACAAGGTGCATCGTGAAGCACGTCCCGGCACAAGCTTTCAGAGCATCGGCAACGGCGGCGATGAAATTCTGCTGTGGTCGGGGCACTTTGATCGCTTCTACATGAGCCAGATCGATCTTTACGGCATTGTGCCGGATATCGTCGAACTGCTGCGCGATTTCAGGCCGGACGTCGTGCATCTGCATCATTTGTTGCTGCTGGGTGCGGAGTTCCCGCATATCGTGCGCCGCACACTGCCTGATTGCCGCATCGTTCTGACTTTGCATGACTATTATCCCATCTGCCACCATGATGGGTTGATGGTGCGCACCACCGGCAAAGAGCTGTGCCATGGTGCAAGCCCCGACCGTTGCCATGCCTGTTTTAAAGACATTGCGCTCGATAAGTTCGTATTGCGGGAAAGGCACATCAAATCGCTGCTCAGCGCCGTCGATGCCTTCGTCTCACCAAGTGAATTTCTCAAACAGCGCTATGTCGAATGGGGTCTGGCAGAAGATCGCATTGAGGTCATTCCCAATGGCCAGCCCCAACGGCCAGCAGTCGAATTTCGACAGCAGGAACGGACAAAGCCAACCTTCGGCTATTTCGGCAATCTCAATCCATGGAAGGGCACAACAGTCCTGCTGGAGGCAGCTCAACAACTGATTTCCGAAGGCTTTGATTTCGAGCTGCGTGTTCACGGAGCAGCACCCTTCCAGAGCGAAAGCTTTGTCAGCGAAATCGACCAGCTTTTTGCGAAAACATGGCCGGTCGTACAGCGTCGTGGCGCTTATCGCCGCGAAGACATCGCTCAACTCATCCAGTCTGTCGATTGCGCAATCATGCCCTCGATCTGGTGGGAGAATGCGCCGCTCGTCATTCAGGAAGCACAGGGACAGAACCGCCCTGTCATTTGCAGCAATATTGGCGGAATGGCCGAGATGATCACTGATGGCATCAATGGTCTGACAGTCCCGCCCAATGATCCGCTGGCGCTTGCCCAAGCAATGCGACGCATGGCGGAAACCCCGGATCTGCGCCAATCGCTTGGCCAAAATGCGCGGCACCCGGACACCATTGACACCACCGCAACCCGCTATCTCGACATGATCGGGGCATTGCGGGCGGCTCGTGTCGAGGCAGCATGA
- a CDS encoding class I SAM-dependent methyltransferase has translation MTEVVMLKQPEPEAKPAIPGEQIEWLMQSVLKNRFLPSPDPNSVFVGDGDYRAVGAEFLGHFIRKGGLKPNARVLDIGSGIGRMAVPLTQYLDMAKARYAGIDPVSGGVNWCRQNITSRYPNFEFRHIDIAHDLYNPKGTVNGLSLTLPFADRSFDFVIMTSVVTHLPSDEVKTYLEQVSRVLAPGGKLFMTAFIVDDIAARDRFGKRDKRLAFERHGAGPCWFVPELPPLAAVGFENGFLDRALAGAKLELETKSFGHWRGIDADHYQDVFIASRGGAA, from the coding sequence TTGACCGAAGTGGTAATGCTGAAACAGCCAGAACCTGAAGCCAAACCAGCAATACCCGGAGAACAGATTGAGTGGCTGATGCAATCTGTTTTGAAGAACCGTTTTCTGCCTTCGCCCGACCCGAACAGCGTTTTTGTTGGCGATGGAGATTATCGTGCGGTTGGCGCCGAGTTTCTCGGCCATTTCATCCGCAAAGGTGGCTTGAAGCCCAATGCACGGGTGCTTGATATTGGATCGGGCATTGGCCGCATGGCGGTGCCACTGACGCAATATCTCGATATGGCGAAAGCGCGCTATGCCGGTATCGATCCGGTATCAGGCGGCGTCAATTGGTGCCGTCAGAATATCACTTCGCGTTACCCAAACTTCGAGTTCCGTCATATCGATATCGCACATGACCTCTACAACCCGAAAGGCACTGTGAACGGTCTGAGCCTGACACTTCCGTTTGCGGACAGAAGCTTTGACTTTGTTATCATGACGTCTGTGGTCACGCATCTGCCGTCTGATGAAGTGAAGACTTATCTCGAGCAGGTATCACGCGTACTTGCGCCGGGCGGCAAGCTCTTCATGACCGCATTCATCGTTGATGATATCGCCGCACGCGACCGTTTCGGCAAACGCGACAAGCGCCTCGCCTTTGAACGTCATGGAGCGGGCCCATGCTGGTTTGTGCCAGAGCTTCCTCCTCTTGCAGCTGTTGGTTTTGAGAACGGCTTTCTCGACCGCGCTCTTGCAGGTGCCAAGCTGGAACTTGAAACGAAATCCTTCGGGCATTGGCGTGGCATCGATGCCGATCATTATCAGGATGTTTTCATCGCTTCGCGCGGAGGTGCCGCCTGA
- a CDS encoding glycosyltransferase family 2 protein has product MNLDHSADTESKTENLSICRLCADVAVVIWDIPGPARSTTKCTLDMPVQPVPLLSIGIPLESGGVRMFWAMRTGTEPIELSLSAGSLGPTAQAILYPANELAAFDVHHVVSDLTLPGHIKLLTNVLTTWRSTFRLSRNQTFASLVRDLTFALTPEPREAQYCGEPVQGHHLLETAVDPMLGEVSAIYGVTAGSVMVIPPRFVAGKQARNAWQPCHLLVEAPQDLPSSLLLILAGQKGVAVRKLAARSAEQTNFVKWWSKWQGNGDLREFLVRQLGKLSAAGTAVAIDLQTRSALPVRQIAQSATHPAAEIDLALALDGGLIVGGWMHDPANLLADIEYLPESGSAVSLKPHFHKFAVKIAKREDTPQQDVTGFVAWLPSAKNLGPLLQPRFQMRLSSGATAPLVPAPQPFEASAQRNRILRSVPPQQARPHVFEQILAPALTEVEKKLGATVRIAEVKEFGETPASPLASIVIPLYRNLDFLRFQFSSMATDPWLMENAEFIFVLDSPEIQDDTEHMLGGLHILHDMPFKLAIMNRNSGYARACNAGASLATGTTIVMLNSDVVPSEHGWLQQLIQPLFDEPKLGAIGPRLLFEDGSLQHAGLYFARDRQGIWLNHHYHKGMPGNYAPARRARDVPGITGACLITRKDIFDLVGGYSEDYVIGDYEDSDLCLKIRQLGFQIFYEPGVALYHFERRSIRRSVDYMRGLASQYNSWLHTQRWDEEITELMTPPQHENPMAVPSNVIVAKSERSAA; this is encoded by the coding sequence TTGAACCTCGACCATTCGGCGGACACTGAAAGCAAAACTGAGAACCTCTCCATTTGCCGTCTTTGCGCCGATGTGGCTGTGGTCATCTGGGATATTCCCGGCCCGGCTCGCTCAACGACCAAATGCACGCTGGACATGCCTGTCCAGCCCGTTCCCCTACTCAGCATTGGCATTCCGCTCGAAAGTGGTGGTGTGCGCATGTTCTGGGCCATGCGGACTGGCACCGAACCAATCGAATTATCGCTGTCGGCAGGCTCACTCGGGCCCACCGCGCAAGCGATCCTTTATCCGGCGAATGAACTTGCAGCTTTCGACGTGCATCACGTCGTCAGCGATCTCACATTGCCCGGCCATATCAAGCTTCTGACCAATGTTCTTACGACATGGCGCAGCACATTCAGGCTCTCACGTAATCAGACATTTGCATCCCTCGTGCGTGATCTGACCTTCGCGCTAACACCAGAACCGCGTGAAGCGCAATATTGCGGCGAACCTGTTCAAGGGCATCATCTGCTGGAGACCGCTGTTGATCCGATGCTCGGCGAAGTTTCAGCTATTTACGGCGTTACAGCGGGCAGTGTGATGGTGATCCCACCGCGCTTTGTCGCGGGTAAGCAAGCGCGCAACGCGTGGCAACCGTGCCATTTGCTGGTGGAAGCTCCCCAGGATCTGCCGTCTTCACTGTTGCTGATTCTGGCGGGACAAAAAGGTGTCGCCGTGCGCAAATTGGCGGCACGCTCAGCTGAACAGACAAACTTCGTCAAATGGTGGAGCAAATGGCAAGGAAATGGCGATTTACGCGAGTTCCTTGTTCGTCAATTGGGAAAACTCAGTGCTGCGGGCACTGCTGTGGCGATTGATTTGCAGACACGTTCTGCGCTCCCTGTTCGTCAAATCGCACAATCAGCAACACATCCGGCAGCCGAAATCGACCTTGCTCTGGCATTGGATGGCGGGCTGATCGTTGGCGGTTGGATGCACGATCCTGCCAATTTGCTTGCTGATATCGAATATCTGCCTGAAAGTGGCAGCGCAGTTTCCTTGAAGCCGCATTTCCATAAATTCGCGGTCAAGATTGCAAAGCGTGAAGATACGCCACAGCAAGATGTAACGGGCTTTGTTGCTTGGTTGCCATCGGCGAAAAATCTCGGGCCGCTTTTGCAGCCGCGCTTTCAGATGCGTCTCTCATCCGGCGCAACCGCACCTCTGGTCCCTGCGCCGCAACCCTTCGAAGCTTCTGCGCAACGCAACAGAATTCTGCGTTCAGTTCCACCACAGCAAGCGCGACCACATGTGTTTGAGCAGATATTGGCTCCTGCCCTGACCGAAGTTGAGAAAAAGCTTGGCGCGACAGTAAGAATTGCTGAAGTCAAAGAGTTTGGAGAGACGCCCGCTTCTCCGCTCGCTTCCATCGTCATCCCACTTTATCGAAATCTCGATTTTCTGCGGTTTCAGTTCTCATCAATGGCAACCGATCCCTGGCTGATGGAAAATGCCGAATTCATTTTCGTACTCGATTCTCCTGAAATTCAGGACGACACAGAACATATGTTGGGTGGCCTGCATATCCTCCATGATATGCCATTCAAGCTTGCTATCATGAACCGCAATAGTGGCTATGCTCGCGCCTGTAATGCGGGCGCAAGCCTTGCAACTGGCACCACCATCGTCATGCTGAACTCCGATGTGGTGCCGTCCGAACATGGCTGGTTGCAGCAGCTGATCCAGCCCTTGTTCGATGAACCCAAGCTCGGCGCAATCGGCCCGCGCTTGCTGTTCGAAGATGGTTCTTTGCAACATGCCGGGCTCTATTTCGCCCGTGATCGTCAGGGCATTTGGCTCAATCATCACTATCACAAGGGTATGCCTGGTAATTACGCACCTGCGCGCCGTGCGCGCGACGTTCCGGGTATCACCGGCGCATGCCTAATTACCCGGAAGGATATCTTCGATCTCGTGGGCGGCTATAGCGAGGATTATGTCATTGGTGACTACGAAGACAGCGATCTGTGTCTGAAAATCCGCCAGCTTGGCTTCCAGATATTCTACGAACCAGGTGTTGCCCTTTACCATTTCGAGCGCCGCTCCATCCGCCGCAGTGTGGACTACATGCGCGGCCTCGCCAGCCAATATAATTCCTGGCTGCACACGCAGCGCTGGGACGAAGAAATCACAGAACTGATGACGCCACCTCAACATGAGAACCCAATGGCGGTTCCTTCGAATGTGATCGTGGCCAAATCTGAAAGGAGCGCCGCTTGA
- a CDS encoding calcium-binding protein, translated as MATLEGGAYDDVLFGSRFDDFIRAHGGDDLVFGGDGNDTIFGDNGNDILFGGNGDDLLFGGNGNDVLFGDAGNDVLSGGNGNDVLFGGAGDDVLQGGNGSDLLFGGDGNDVLQGGNGDDILDGGAGDDILIGGAGSDVFLFNGGGGNDVILDFNPGEDILQIQQGINGLDVNSADDLADRVTQVGGNVVVDLGNGDTVTLVNTSADDVQAHPDQYFTVH; from the coding sequence ATGGCCACTTTAGAAGGCGGCGCCTACGACGACGTGTTGTTCGGTTCCCGCTTTGACGATTTCATCCGCGCTCATGGCGGTGATGATCTCGTTTTCGGAGGTGATGGCAATGACACCATCTTCGGCGATAACGGGAATGACATCCTCTTCGGCGGAAACGGTGATGACCTCCTTTTCGGCGGAAACGGTAATGACGTTCTGTTCGGTGATGCAGGAAATGACGTCCTAAGCGGCGGCAATGGGAATGATGTGCTGTTTGGCGGTGCTGGAGACGATGTTCTCCAGGGCGGCAACGGCTCGGACCTCCTCTTTGGCGGCGACGGAAACGATGTCCTGCAAGGTGGAAACGGCGACGACATCCTTGATGGCGGTGCCGGAGATGACATCCTTATCGGCGGCGCCGGTAGTGACGTCTTCTTGTTCAATGGCGGCGGCGGAAACGACGTCATCCTTGATTTCAACCCAGGTGAAGACATCCTCCAGATCCAGCAGGGCATTAACGGCCTTGATGTCAATTCGGCGGATGACCTCGCAGATCGCGTCACACAGGTTGGTGGAAATGTTGTTGTCGACCTCGGCAACGGCGACACCGTTACCCTCGTGAATACCAGTGCAGACGACGTACAGGCTCATCCCGACCAGTACTTCACTGTTCACTGA
- a CDS encoding HlyD family type I secretion periplasmic adaptor subunit: MIGKSIIPRRVSSLLAPRAESSDHKSLTRFGSVKPEWAHDIEQEDSKSPLRGLIIAGLATIGVAFGGFFAWAYSANLGSAAVALGTVIVDSKRKTISHLEGGILDRLLVQEGDIVTVNQPLLRLDATKARSELQSLESRRIGLIAKLARLRAEQSGAREITFPEKFAEGGENAENAIRAENIFFQKRLAQKLSRIDIQQKTIEQYTEQEKASTSQITATDRQIELISEQRRAIASLVEKGFAQKSKLTEIDTRLSQLAGDRGEYAGDKAKAGQAKAGAEFALTGIESDLQSEIAGEITSSQVELSDVQERIVAAKDVMRRVEVRSPQQGFVANIRLRTPGGVVAPGEPIMDIVPENEPMVVEMKISPRDIDSISVGASAQIRLTAYNQRSMPPLDGRLTYIAADQSLDEKTDTAYFVARAEITPEAMTANPTARLYPGMPAEIIIVHKERRAIDYLVSPITDSLNRAFRED; the protein is encoded by the coding sequence ATGATAGGCAAGTCCATTATTCCGCGTCGTGTTTCCAGTCTGCTCGCGCCACGTGCAGAATCATCCGATCACAAGTCGCTCACCCGATTTGGCTCCGTAAAGCCTGAATGGGCGCACGACATTGAACAGGAAGACTCAAAATCGCCTCTGCGGGGTCTCATCATTGCAGGCCTTGCCACGATAGGCGTTGCATTTGGTGGCTTCTTCGCCTGGGCATATTCAGCAAATCTGGGCAGTGCTGCAGTAGCGCTTGGCACCGTCATTGTTGATTCCAAACGAAAGACCATCAGTCACCTCGAGGGCGGAATTCTTGATCGACTGCTGGTGCAGGAAGGCGATATCGTCACCGTTAACCAGCCACTTCTCAGACTTGATGCAACCAAAGCACGCTCAGAACTACAATCGCTGGAAAGCCGTCGCATCGGATTAATTGCCAAGCTTGCACGTCTTCGTGCTGAACAGTCAGGTGCCAGAGAAATCACCTTTCCGGAGAAGTTTGCCGAGGGTGGGGAAAATGCGGAAAATGCAATTCGTGCCGAGAACATCTTCTTTCAAAAGCGCCTTGCTCAGAAGCTGAGCAGAATCGACATTCAGCAGAAAACCATTGAACAATATACTGAACAGGAGAAAGCCTCGACCTCGCAGATTACAGCCACCGATCGCCAGATTGAGCTTATCAGCGAACAGCGTCGGGCGATTGCTAGCCTCGTTGAAAAAGGTTTCGCTCAGAAGTCGAAGCTCACCGAAATCGACACGCGCTTGAGCCAGCTTGCAGGGGATCGCGGCGAATATGCTGGTGACAAGGCAAAAGCCGGACAGGCAAAAGCCGGTGCGGAATTTGCACTGACTGGCATCGAGAGCGACCTTCAGTCAGAAATAGCAGGCGAAATCACCTCAAGTCAGGTCGAGCTTTCAGACGTGCAAGAGAGGATCGTTGCGGCCAAGGACGTCATGCGCCGCGTCGAAGTTCGCTCTCCACAGCAGGGCTTTGTCGCCAATATCCGGCTTCGTACACCAGGCGGCGTTGTGGCACCGGGTGAACCCATCATGGATATCGTGCCTGAAAACGAACCGATGGTCGTTGAGATGAAGATAAGCCCACGGGATATCGACAGTATCTCGGTAGGCGCAAGCGCGCAGATCCGTCTGACCGCCTATAACCAGCGTTCAATGCCTCCACTTGATGGCAGACTGACCTATATCGCTGCCGATCAATCGCTCGATGAAAAGACAGATACCGCTTATTTCGTGGCGCGAGCCGAGATTACACCTGAAGCGATGACTGCCAATCCGACGGCGAGGCTTTATCCCGGGATGCCTGCCGAAATCATCATCGTTCACAAAGAGCGCCGGGCAATTGACTACCTCGTTTCGCCGATTACCGACAGCCTCAACAGGGCGTTCCGCGAGGATTAA
- a CDS encoding type I secretion system permease/ATPase gives MNDTRENNPIGKSPADKKRPDDSVVTSKSLIFKARRVFLSGLLYAVLLSACINLLQLTVPLYMLQVHDRVLNSRSMDTLTMLTILAVGAMLVFGVLEYIRALSFQAMGSALVRRLNLAVLTAAVQASVNQGLPKATQTLRDLTELRSFLTSPAINAPLDAAWSPIFLGVLFMLHPLLGLIGLVAVIILVACGVLTDLLTRNLIQEANQANVESIAKIGSSLRHAEAIEAMGMLPALARRWRTMQVQALEVLDLGGTRARAMSSIARTARFIVQIGSLGAGTLLAMQQEITPGAMIATSIIIGRLLMPFDRIVENWRQWVSAIASWKRVQSLLSENLAVRQTMPTPRPNGDLVIDKLIYAAPGVDVPIIKGISFAISPGEVLGIVGPSAAGKSTLARLLIGIVKPTSGGVFLDGNNVYLWERGSFGEIAGYLPQSVSLLDGTIKDNIARMGDSDPQRVLEAARLADVHEMIGRMPLGYDTPVGDGRLTLSGGQRQRIGLARCLYNRPRLIVLDEPNSNLDAVGERALMRAIEHARDDGAIVIMIAHRPSIMQVADKLLVLDNGRITQFGPRTDVVSSLTPASNGPQMGAASA, from the coding sequence ATGAATGATACTCGCGAAAACAATCCAATTGGCAAGAGCCCGGCGGATAAAAAAAGGCCAGACGATTCTGTAGTTACGTCCAAAAGCCTTATTTTCAAGGCCCGGCGCGTTTTCCTGTCAGGTCTTCTTTATGCCGTGCTTTTGAGTGCCTGTATCAATTTGCTACAACTCACTGTACCCCTCTATATGTTGCAGGTTCATGATAGGGTGCTGAACAGCCGAAGCATGGACACACTGACCATGCTGACGATTCTTGCGGTCGGCGCCATGCTGGTGTTTGGTGTGCTGGAGTACATCCGGGCCCTGTCATTTCAGGCTATGGGCAGTGCACTTGTTCGCCGGCTAAACCTCGCAGTTCTCACGGCAGCCGTTCAGGCTTCGGTTAATCAGGGACTGCCAAAGGCGACCCAGACACTGCGCGATCTGACGGAACTGCGCAGCTTTCTGACCTCACCTGCGATCAACGCGCCACTCGATGCTGCCTGGTCGCCAATCTTCCTTGGCGTGCTGTTCATGCTGCATCCACTGCTCGGTCTGATCGGCCTTGTTGCAGTGATCATTCTGGTCGCTTGCGGTGTACTGACCGATCTTCTGACCCGCAATCTCATTCAGGAAGCCAATCAGGCGAATGTCGAATCCATTGCCAAAATTGGCAGCAGCCTTCGTCATGCAGAAGCAATCGAAGCCATGGGCATGCTCCCCGCACTGGCCAGACGCTGGCGCACGATGCAGGTACAGGCGCTTGAAGTGCTTGATCTGGGCGGAACACGTGCACGCGCCATGTCGTCTATCGCACGCACCGCACGTTTCATCGTGCAGATCGGTTCGCTGGGCGCTGGCACACTTCTCGCAATGCAGCAGGAAATCACACCGGGCGCGATGATCGCGACCAGCATTATCATCGGGCGTTTGCTGATGCCTTTCGACCGCATCGTCGAAAACTGGCGTCAGTGGGTGAGCGCGATCGCGAGCTGGAAACGGGTTCAATCGCTGCTTTCTGAAAATCTCGCTGTTCGCCAGACCATGCCGACCCCTCGCCCCAATGGTGATTTGGTTATAGACAAGCTGATTTATGCGGCCCCCGGCGTCGATGTACCGATCATCAAGGGGATTTCCTTCGCCATTTCACCTGGCGAGGTTCTGGGGATCGTTGGGCCTTCTGCCGCAGGCAAATCCACCTTGGCACGACTGCTGATAGGCATCGTCAAACCAACGTCAGGCGGCGTCTTTCTGGATGGCAACAACGTCTATCTCTGGGAACGCGGCTCGTTTGGTGAGATTGCGGGTTATCTTCCGCAATCGGTTTCTCTGCTGGACGGAACGATCAAAGACAATATCGCACGCATGGGCGACAGCGATCCGCAACGGGTTCTCGAAGCAGCGCGCCTTGCCGATGTGCATGAAATGATCGGGCGAATGCCGCTCGGTTATGACACCCCGGTTGGCGATGGCCGGTTGACACTCTCCGGCGGACAACGTCAGCGCATCGGACTGGCACGCTGCCTTTACAATCGCCCCCGACTGATCGTTCTCGATGAGCCGAATTCCAATCTCGATGCGGTCGGTGAACGCGCGTTGATGCGCGCCATTGAACATGCGCGCGACGATGGCGCTATCGTCATCATGATTGCACATCGCCCGTCTATCATGCAGGTGGCAGACAAGCTTCTGGTGCTCGACAATGGGCGTATCACGCAGTTCGGTCCAAGAACGGATGTGGTTTCCTCACTCACACCGGCCAGCAACGGCCCTCAAATGGGAGCGGCAAGCGCATGA
- a CDS encoding MarR family transcriptional regulator: MQKLLHEGVEVETSVDGFTSVNFPEVTAEKQERRHPVHTVVITHFELARMIERVNRRFVSLLKTELTKLGVEDIGPAQTLVLMAIGDVELTVGELLDRGHYVGSNISYYLKQLTDGGYVDRVASQRDKRSARIRLTDKGERLCTSLRNASRTYSHVLARDDDDLRNLEIAYQTLHRLELVWGNAARYGI; encoded by the coding sequence ATGCAAAAACTTCTGCACGAGGGAGTGGAAGTCGAAACATCAGTTGATGGATTTACTTCCGTTAACTTTCCTGAAGTTACCGCCGAAAAACAGGAACGCAGACATCCAGTCCATACTGTCGTAATTACGCATTTCGAACTGGCGCGGATGATAGAGCGAGTGAACCGCCGCTTTGTAAGCCTTCTGAAAACGGAGCTTACCAAGTTGGGCGTGGAAGATATCGGGCCTGCTCAGACATTGGTTCTGATGGCTATTGGTGATGTCGAACTCACTGTGGGTGAACTACTGGATCGTGGGCATTATGTCGGATCCAACATTTCCTATTATCTTAAACAACTTACGGACGGCGGATATGTCGATCGTGTCGCCTCTCAGAGGGACAAACGATCGGCCCGAATTCGCCTGACAGACAAGGGAGAACGGCTGTGCACAAGCTTGCGAAATGCGAGCAGAACTTACAGCCATGTACTGGCCCGTGATGACGACGATCTTCGAAATCTTGAGATCGCTTACCAGACCTTGCACAGGCTTGAGCTCGTGTGGGGCAATGCTGCTCGTTATGGCATCTGA
- a CDS encoding glycosyltransferase family 4 protein codes for MRIAFVHRRGFGQFAALAEHLATSGHDVSLICETVDRRLPAVRVIRHRVESAPRTKGVMARYLEVPDHHTRIGHRVAETFETMARHGQAPDIVIGHIGWGSMMFVKDVLPTTPALGYCEFFYRAHGADVGFAPDDKPDAEMRKRLRLRNMAQLVTLDGMDGGFSPTHWQKSLYPKAVQNRIAVVHEGVDTKLFYPDKHASILLPDGRTLKAGSSRVITFVARDLEPYRGFPQALEAAAKVIRQNDDAIFVFVGGDGVSYGTPPPGGGSWRKHLLSKMDLPPDRADRIVFPGTISHAQLRKLYQISTAHIYLTYPFVLSWSVVEAMACGALIIGSDTPPVREVIRSGQNGLLVPFYDTDVLAQTILNVLTDPDACLQMRAAARRTVENRFRLSECLQQQKTLIDAVLNGR; via the coding sequence ATGCGTATAGCTTTTGTGCACAGACGCGGTTTTGGTCAGTTTGCTGCGTTAGCCGAGCATCTGGCTACCAGCGGGCATGATGTCAGCCTGATTTGCGAGACAGTGGACCGTCGCCTCCCAGCGGTCCGTGTCATCCGCCACCGAGTAGAATCTGCTCCTCGCACCAAGGGTGTGATGGCCAGATATCTGGAGGTGCCCGATCATCACACCAGGATCGGGCATCGGGTGGCTGAAACATTTGAAACCATGGCACGCCATGGTCAGGCACCTGACATCGTAATCGGTCACATAGGTTGGGGCAGTATGATGTTCGTCAAAGATGTACTGCCCACAACGCCCGCGCTGGGCTATTGCGAGTTCTTCTATCGCGCTCACGGTGCCGATGTAGGTTTTGCACCAGACGACAAGCCGGATGCGGAAATGCGCAAGCGGCTTCGTCTTCGCAACATGGCTCAGCTGGTGACGCTTGATGGCATGGACGGTGGCTTCAGCCCGACACACTGGCAAAAGAGCCTTTATCCAAAAGCCGTTCAAAACCGGATTGCCGTTGTGCATGAAGGCGTCGATACAAAGCTGTTTTATCCTGACAAGCATGCCTCAATCCTGTTGCCGGACGGGCGGACATTGAAGGCAGGTTCTTCACGCGTCATCACCTTTGTCGCTCGTGATCTCGAACCCTACAGAGGATTCCCGCAAGCGCTTGAAGCTGCGGCAAAGGTCATCCGGCAAAATGATGATGCGATCTTTGTTTTCGTTGGTGGTGATGGCGTAAGCTATGGAACGCCACCGCCCGGAGGCGGTTCATGGCGAAAACATCTGCTGAGCAAGATGGATTTGCCACCTGATCGCGCTGATCGTATCGTGTTTCCCGGCACAATTTCCCATGCGCAATTGCGCAAGCTTTACCAGATATCCACCGCACATATTTATCTGACATATCCGTTTGTTCTGTCATGGTCGGTGGTGGAAGCCATGGCCTGTGGAGCACTCATCATCGGCTCGGACACGCCGCCAGTGCGCGAGGTCATTAGGTCGGGCCAGAACGGTCTGCTTGTTCCTTTCTACGATACTGATGTGCTGGCACAAACCATTCTCAATGTCCTCACAGATCCTGATGCTTGCCTTCAGATGCGCGCAGCGGCGCGCCGAACCGTCGAAAATCGCTTTCGGTTGTCGGAATGTTTACAGCAGCAAAAAACCTTGATCGATGCAGTATTGAACGGCAGATAA